Part of the Pseudodesulfovibrio hydrargyri genome is shown below.
CACGGACCGGCCCAGCGCCCTGACCGAACTGTGGGGGATGCTGACCGGCATGCTCGGGGCCAGGGCCGGGGCCGAGTCCGCGCCTCCCGCTCCCGCCCAGGCCGATCCCGCACAATCCGATCCCGCCGCATACGAGGAGGCTTCCCATGCCTGAGACCAGCCCGCTCGAACTGCACCGGGCCTACAGGCGGCTCTTCGAGACCGCCGACGGGCGCACGGTCATGGCCGACCTGGAGCGGCGTGGCTGCTTCATGCGGCCGACCTATTCCACGGACCGGGGCCGGACCGAATTCAACGAGGGCCGCAGGTCCCTGGTCCTGCACGTGAAGCAGATGCTTGAACCCGAAAACTTCATTGAAAAGGAGAACAACCGATGACCGACAAGAATGAGAAACGGAAGAATTGGCGGATGACCCTGCCCGAGGAATGGATCGTCCGCCATGTGGGCGAGGACGGCACCGAGACCGAGATCCCCCTGCGCGACCACCCGGCGCTGGCCAAGTACGCCACCAAGGACGAGGCCGTGAAGGCGTTGGTCCATGCCCAGCGCATGCTCGGCAAGACCCCGGAGGGGTTTGTCCGCGTGCCCGGCGACCAGGATTCGCCCGAGGATCTGGCCGCCTTCTACGCCGCCCTGGGCAGGCCCGAGAAAGCGGACGGCTACGAGCTGCCGGACATGGAGCTGCCCGAGGGATTCGCCCTGCGCGAGGACCTGATCGGCGGCCTGCGCGAAAAGGCCTTCGAGCTGGGGCTGACCCCCAGACAGGTGGCCGGGCTGTACCAGTGGTTTCTGCCCCTGGTCCTGGACACCCACCACGCCATGCAGGCCGAGGCGGGCAAGCTGCGCGAGTCCGAACTGGAGTCCCTGCGCTCCGTGCACCGGGGCGACACCCCGTCCCTGCTGGATTCGGCCTTGCGCGCGGCCGAGGCCGTGGGCGGCGAGGAGCTACTGGCCGCCCTGGACGACACGGGCGCGGGCAACCGGGCCGCGGTCATCGGCGCCTTTGCCAAGATTGCGCCCCTGGTCCTGGAGAGCGGCCTGCGCGGCTCGGCCCGGGGCTGGGGCGAGGACCTGACCATTGAGCGGCTGCGCGAGATGATGCAGGACCCGCGCTACAAGGACCCGACCAAGCGCGAGGATTCGTTCGTCAAGAAGGTCAATCAGGGCTTCGAGTTGCTCTATCCCGGCGACTACGTGCCGGGCAGCCGCATTTAAGACTGTTCAAAAGGGGTTGGATGCCAGGCGCGAGGATAATCCGCCCCGCAGCGTATTCTTTCATACGTGAGGAGGCGGATTATCCGAAACAACGACGCAGACAGTCCCTTTTCAACAGTCTGCAAGATGGTGCGAGGGGCCGCCGGTCCCTCTTGGTCATACCCCCTGGAGGGCCGGGGGCGAAAGCCTCCGGCCCGTATGCAACGGATGAGAATACGAATGAATTAGTGGATACCGATACGTTCATCCGCATAGACACGGACAGGTTCACCGGCCAGCCCCGCGCAAGTGGATCGAATACGCCGACGGCGTCATGGAGCCGGTGCGCAGGGAAGGCAACCTGAACAGGAAATACCACGGCAACAAGCGCTCCCTGGACTGGTGGACCGTGGACAAGCCCGTGGACTGGAACCCCCGCGACGAGGGCAAGCGGGTTTCCCTGAACCACGACTACGGCAAGCGGGACAAGCCCGCCGGTCCCGAGGGCGCGGGCGCGGACTCCGGTAGGGCCGCTGGTCCGTCCCCGGCTCCGGCCAGGGCCAAGCCCAAGGGCAGGAGCACCCTGAACCAGGGGGCCGACGGATTCTGGGAATACGAGGCCCGGCGCGAGGCCGAGGCCAAGGCGCAGCCCCGGTCCGGCCCCACCCCCGCGGCAGACCCGGCCGGTCCCGGAGCGGGCCGGACGCCGGGCTCCCCGAGCGGCAAGTCCGAAGAGACCAACGACGCGGCCGCCACCGCCGGAGCCCTCGGCGGAATGGTGCAGTCCAAGGGGCAGCATGGGAAGGGGAAGTTGACCTCTAATGATCCAAAGGCCCAAGAATTGATGGATAAATTCGGAGGAAAGCGGGAAGACTTCAAGCGGGAAGCAAACAAGGAGTTGAACGCATTAAGCGATCAAGCAAAAAAAGCAACGTCTCCAAAAGAAAGAAATCAGCTCCTCCGTAGGAAAGATGCAATAAAAGGAGCCATTAAATTGATGGATCGCGAATTATTGAAGATGCCCTTAATAACATCATTCACTGTTTCATGTCCTTTGTTTTTGAACAAAAAACGTTCAGCTTCTTTATCATAACAAACGAGGATTTCCTGATTTACATTTCTTACTACATT
Proteins encoded:
- a CDS encoding Bbp19 family protein encodes the protein MPETSPLELHRAYRRLFETADGRTVMADLERRGCFMRPTYSTDRGRTEFNEGRRSLVLHVKQMLEPENFIEKENNR